The following coding sequences lie in one Panicum virgatum strain AP13 chromosome 6N, P.virgatum_v5, whole genome shotgun sequence genomic window:
- the LOC120677936 gene encoding BTB/POZ and MATH domain-containing protein 2-like, protein MGIVPWKHGFSGDIETYRRRQRKKAEVAEKVPALEEQVASIEGALTASQQQPPEARSTAQLETSPIGSQRRSSVDSTEYPAADREEAVAEHYPVDDITVRTPCELLYQLRKKLKVVAHGVAEVPVQGRTIHGMAIPEGYVRVMVDRIENGWEDLDLEIPGGYGEEDKGAHVRASCDLRLVDQHTGMSASEHTTEPRMFSSGELSMYAPQTSLFMDRSSLESSAYLKDDHLTIECIVTVFRDPQVSDTKSRPWIQVPAASEIGEHLGKLLEAGHGADVTFRVRRQTFRAHKSLLAVRSPVFEAEFCGPMKEATAQLLIIKGINPVVFRTLLHFIYTDSLPAFDDLERGERSEMIRHLLVTADRYAMDRLKLICQSILCEELDFRNMEKTLALADRYHCDLLKEACIEFISSSKVILSLKRKHSCVTRDALGASTITSEKRRKKSIKSRNQIKRRGLYAEDEEKLASC, encoded by the exons atgggcatagttccatggaagcatggaTTCAGTGGCGACATAGAGACGTATCGAAGACGGCAGAGAAAAAAGGCTGAAGTAGCAGAGAAGGTGCCTGCCCTAGAAGAACAGGTTGCTtcgatcgaaggtgcacttACAGCTAGCCAACAGCAGCCACCAGAAGCCAGATCAACGGCTCAGCTGGAGACTAGCCCCATCGGCTCGCAGCGTCGTAGCAGCGTCGATTCAACGGAATACCCAGCCGCAGATCGAGAGGAAGCGGTTGCGGAACATTACCCCGTGGACGACATCACCGTGAGGACCCCCTGTGAACTTCTATATCAGCTCaggaaaaaactgaaagtagtcgctcacggggttgctgaagtcccCGTTCAAGGCAGGACAATCCATGGCATGGCGATCCCAGAAGGATATGTtagagtcatggttgaccgtATCGAGAAtggatgggaagacctcgacctgGAGATCCCTGGAGGCTATGGAGAAGAGGA CAAAGGCGCCCATGTGCGGGCGTCCTGCGACCTGAGGCTTGTCGACCAGCACACCGGGATGTCGGCGTCGGAGCACACGACGGAGCCGAGGATGTTCAGCTCCGGCGAGCTTAGCATGTACGCTCCGCAGACAAGCCTGTTCATGGATCGGAGCAGCTTGGAGTCTTCCGCCTACCTCAAGGACGATCACCTCACCATCGAGTGCATCGTCACCGTGTTTAGAGATCCACAGGTGTCTGACACCAAATCACGCCCTTGGATTCAGGTGCCTGCAGCATCGGAGATCGGGGAGCATCTCGGCAAGCTGCTGGAAGCAGGCCATGGGGCAGACGTCACGTTCAGGGTAAGACGGCAGACGTTCAGGGCGCACAAGTCCCTGCTCGCCGTGCGATCGCCGGTGTTCGAGGCGGAGTTCTGCGGGCCGATGAAGGAGGCGACGGCGCAGCTCTTGATCATCAAAGGGATAAACCCTGTTGTGTTCAGGACCCTTCTGCACTTCATCTATACCGACTCCTTGCCCGCCTTTGATGATCTTGAGAGAGGTGAACGCAGTGAAATGATTCGGCACTTGCTTGTGACTGCAGATAGATATGCCATGGACAGGTTGAAACTGATATGCCAAAGCATACTCTGTGAAGAACTTGATTTCAGAAATATGGAAAAAACGCTGGCTTTAGCTGACCGGTATCACTGCGATTTGCTGAAGGAAGCTTGCATTGAGTTCATCTCATCTTCAAAAGTCATTCTGAGTCTCAAAAGGAAGCATTCTTGTGTCACCAGGGATGCACTGGGAGCATCAACTATTACTAGTGaaaaaagaaggaagaagagtatTAAGTccaggaatcaaatcaaaagaaGAGGATTATACGCTGAAGATGAAGAGAAGCTTGCTAGCTGTTAA
- the LOC120677938 gene encoding BTB/POZ and MATH domain-containing protein 2-like produces MAAATTRSTCTVETVQGAHVFDIFGYSLHKGMGADKFLRSATFSVGGHDWAIRFYPDTPRVPGGGAAGGRGAREYVFVYLVLMSAGATARASCDLGLVDRATGLPATVHATAEPRAFTYGEQSMFFPETAFMGRAELEASPYLADDRLTIRCAVTVIKEPRVSSAASAAATGFGFVRLTSLGAMASCCWPQLRRMRGMSLSFAEGRDPGRRTPRVQADDGEVAADSPSLPADKEAAVCYRPRSICIP; encoded by the coding sequence ATGGCAGCGGCAACGACGCGGTCCACGTGCACCGTGGAGACGGTGCAGGGCGCGCACGTGTTCGACATCTTCGGCTACAGCCTGCACAAGGGCATGGGCGCCGACAAGTTCCTCCGCTCCGCCACCTTCTCCGTCGGCGGCCACGACTGGGCCATCCGCTTCTACCCCGACACCCCCCGCgtcccgggcggcggcgcagccggcggccgcggcgcccggGAGTACGTCTTCGTCTACCTCGTGCTGATGAGCGCGGGCGCCACGGCGCGGGCGTCCTGCGACCTCGGCCTGGTGGACCGCGCCACGGGGCTGCCGGCGACGGTGCACGCGACGGCGGAGCCCCGGGCGTTCACCTACGGCGAGCAGAGCATGTTCTTCCCGGAGACGGCCTTCATGGGCCGCGCCGAGCTCGAGGCGTCGCCGTACCTCGCGGACGACCGCCTCACCATCCGGTGCGCCGTCACCGTCATCAAGGAGCCGCGGGTGTCGTCAgcggcctccgctgccgccaccgggTTCGGCTTCGTCCGCTTGACGTCGCTGGGCGCCATGgcgagctgctgctggccgCAGCTGAGGAGGATGCGGGGGATGTCGCTCTCGTTCGCGGAGGGGAGAGATCCAGGGCGGCGGACGCCAAGGGTGCAggccgacgacggcgaggtaGCCGCCGATTCGCCGTCTTTGCCGGCCGACAAGGAGGCAGCAGTGTGCTACCGTCCAAGGTCGATATGCATTCCCTGA